A portion of the Methanobrevibacter sp. genome contains these proteins:
- a CDS encoding 50S ribosomal protein L31e, protein MERVYTIPLRNVKEIKRTIRAPRAIREVKNFLTKHMKAEEVKIDESINHAIWARGIQKIPSKITVKAVKDDDGIVTATLAE, encoded by the coding sequence ATGGAAAGAGTTTACACAATTCCACTTAGAAATGTTAAAGAAATTAAAAGGACTATCAGAGCTCCTAGAGCTATCAGAGAAGTCAAAAATTTCTTAACTAAACACATGAAAGCTGAAGAAGTAAAAATTGATGAATCTATCAATCATGCTATTTGGGCAAGAGGTATTCAAAAAATACCTTCTAAAATTACTGTAAAAGCAGTTAAAGATGATGATGGTATTGTAACAGCTACTTTGGCAGAATAG
- a CDS encoding DNA-binding protein: MTDLDEIRQKRMAELQAQQAAMQNQAQQEAMAQAQQQEAQEKFEAQKKQMIAQIMTVEARNRLSNLKLTKPELVNQIELQLIQSAQAGSLRGKVTDEQLKVLLRQIAGQKREIKITRK, translated from the coding sequence ATGACTGATTTAGATGAAATTCGTCAAAAAAGAATGGCAGAATTACAGGCTCAACAGGCTGCTATGCAGAATCAGGCTCAACAAGAAGCTATGGCTCAGGCACAACAGCAAGAAGCACAAGAAAAATTTGAAGCTCAAAAGAAACAGATGATAGCTCAAATTATGACTGTTGAAGCCCGTAACAGGTTGTCCAATCTTAAATTAACCAAGCCTGAACTTGTTAATCAAATTGAACTTCAATTGATTCAATCCGCTCAGGCCGGAAGTTTAAGAGGAAAAGTCACTGATGAGCAACTTAAAGTTCTTTTAAGACAAATAGCTGGTCAGAAAAGAGAAATTAAAATTACAAGGAAATAA
- the rpl18a gene encoding 50S ribosomal protein L18Ae, with protein MITKIYRVKGTFVMGDEYHKFVKEFKATCEADIEEKIYERFGSKHGINRNQISIKEITEIAPEDVVDPIVKEIL; from the coding sequence ATGATAACAAAAATTTACAGAGTTAAAGGTACTTTTGTAATGGGCGATGAATATCATAAATTTGTAAAAGAATTTAAAGCTACTTGTGAAGCTGACATAGAAGAGAAAATCTACGAACGCTTCGGAAGTAAACATGGTATTAACAGGAATCAAATTTCTATTAAAGAGATCACAGAAATTGCTCCTGAAGATGTTGTTGACCCTATTGTAAAAGAAATTTTATAG
- the pfdA gene encoding prefoldin subunit alpha has protein sequence MEDQQRLNNLLNEINVYRQQADLIQQQIELLQASMTEVDALSNTLDDLEGKESVEAFVPVGAGSFIKGELKSTDEIIVSIGAGLAVKKDADGAREILKGQKEDLKDSLDNMLANLQQCTDMVGTLQAQAEQIAAAAQGNIVQ, from the coding sequence ATGGAAGATCAACAAAGATTAAACAATCTTCTTAATGAAATAAATGTATACAGGCAACAAGCTGACTTAATTCAACAGCAAATTGAATTGCTTCAGGCTTCCATGACTGAAGTCGATGCATTATCCAATACATTAGACGATCTCGAAGGTAAAGAATCTGTTGAAGCTTTCGTTCCTGTTGGTGCTGGTTCATTCATTAAAGGAGAACTTAAAAGTACTGATGAAATTATTGTAAGTATTGGAGCAGGCCTTGCTGTTAAAAAAGATGCTGACGGCGCTCGCGAAATTCTTAAAGGGCAAAAAGAAGATTTGAAAGATAGCTTAGACAATATGTTGGCTAACTTACAGCAATGTACTGACATGGTCGGTACACTTCAGGCTCAAGCTGAGCAGATTGCAGCTGCAGCTCAAGGAAATATTGTTCAATAA
- a CDS encoding translation initiation factor IF-6 has product MLKRVDIVGNPNIGVFILATDDLAIVPYNLLDEKIDVIKETLDVDVVKSSISGCSLIGSLAVANSNGMVVSPHVLDREIEQFKELGINVATVPGQYTALGNIVAANDKGAIVSPFLSKEAIHVIEETLDVNVESTSMVGSDIIGSLIQVTNKGFLISSQAVKSEINFAQEVFGVEGDIGTVGRGISLVGACSIANSNGAIVAKDSTGPEMARVEEALGFLDDDF; this is encoded by the coding sequence ATGTTAAAAAGAGTAGATATCGTTGGAAATCCAAATATTGGTGTGTTTATTTTAGCAACTGATGATTTAGCTATTGTTCCTTATAATCTTTTAGACGAAAAGATTGATGTTATTAAGGAAACATTAGATGTTGATGTTGTTAAATCCTCTATTTCTGGATGTAGCCTTATCGGATCTTTAGCTGTAGCTAATTCAAACGGAATGGTTGTTTCACCACATGTTTTAGATAGAGAGATTGAACAGTTTAAGGAGTTAGGTATTAATGTTGCTACTGTTCCCGGCCAGTACACCGCATTGGGCAATATTGTTGCGGCAAATGATAAGGGAGCTATTGTAAGTCCATTTTTATCTAAAGAAGCTATTCACGTTATTGAAGAGACTTTGGATGTAAATGTGGAATCCACCTCCATGGTTGGAAGCGACATTATCGGTTCATTAATCCAGGTTACAAATAAAGGATTTTTAATAAGTTCCCAGGCTGTCAAATCTGAAATTAATTTTGCTCAAGAAGTATTTGGTGTAGAAGGGGATATTGGTACTGTTGGAAGAGGTATTTCTTTAGTTGGTGCTTGTTCCATTGCGAACTCCAATGGTGCAATTGTTGCTAAGGATAGTACCGGTCCTGAAATGGCTAGAGTTGAAGAAGCATTAGGCTTTTTAGATGATGATTTTTAA
- a CDS encoding STT3 domain-containing protein, with the protein MNKETKMTIVKSVLIIFILMAVVFALKMPAADLNIISDDAKDVYVDSSGLPYFSEMDSYYNLRLTEDYIDHGHVGDEIINGSEWDMHRYAPTGNEIDYELGIVYVTSFLHDVANKFFGDYSVKEIAFWAGAIVSTLAVIPAYIFSRRLTDEFGAIVATLLIVLAPNYFAHTFPGFFDTDMFYYIFSLFFIFFFIESIRAKNILYKVLFAVLSILSIGLFSQSWTGYIFYIGLMGIFSIVYLIVSYYLNMGEDDQNDYPSKFQWFIHQNGLKSIVILGVIGFIGLAIFKGVDGVLGLFGSLLNLLSLQSASRVVGGFPNVLVSVAELQIPSMLGSGLNSMFLANTAGAVNGIGGIAVLFAGLTVLYLFVKNMFRLRGFSAESTATTKPPKADRISSAKKLDDSRKLKFDLTKINLESVSDVLYDKKLTVLYGTLFVVWAVLTALAVTKGSRFITTLVLPFALLTGIFIDIAKGYIKNRINDDRILLAIISVAAIFAAVPLATINTIMGIALFVIIIAAGAASIYGLKPKATTGSEVPIKKTIAVIAIVVALATPCVCGAFLTSNTVVPGTSDPMWNSMTWINETQPEDTVITSWWDFGYLFEIAADRQVTFDGGSQSGDRAFWLGKAMTTDNLELSAGIFRMLDTTGSSALDLLMNITGDSGKSTDILIDILPKTAGDAQKTLKTKYHLTGAQAKEVVQYTHPKNPRPVIFVASADMLQKAGWWSYFGAWNFKNQSSENYNYYIPDQQVTVKPGSSGKISLLDDQGMNINAVITRGSGNNSTTAYTEALYSDSGKQIMVNDTPYNPLNISHLIVIEDGYVVKNESVGNVKDANYTLMLIGDKNQYTPILMNNELRDSMFTRLFLLGGAGQDIFENVHADSGVMLFKVNFNKTAAES; encoded by the coding sequence ATGAATAAAGAAACAAAAATGACAATAGTTAAATCAGTTTTAATTATTTTTATCTTGATGGCAGTCGTTTTTGCACTTAAAATGCCTGCGGCAGATTTAAATATTATTTCTGACGATGCTAAAGATGTTTATGTTGATTCTTCAGGGCTTCCTTATTTCAGTGAAATGGATTCATATTATAACTTAAGGCTGACTGAAGACTATATTGATCATGGCCATGTAGGTGATGAAATAATAAACGGTAGTGAGTGGGATATGCATAGGTATGCTCCTACCGGTAATGAGATTGACTATGAGCTGGGTATTGTATATGTAACATCATTCTTACATGATGTAGCCAACAAATTCTTTGGAGATTACTCAGTTAAGGAAATAGCGTTCTGGGCTGGAGCTATTGTATCTACATTAGCTGTAATTCCTGCATATATCTTCTCAAGAAGATTGACTGATGAGTTCGGTGCGATTGTTGCAACATTACTTATTGTGCTTGCTCCAAACTACTTTGCACACACATTCCCAGGATTTTTCGATACAGATATGTTCTACTACATATTCTCATTATTCTTTATATTCTTCTTTATAGAGAGTATACGGGCGAAAAATATTCTTTACAAAGTTTTATTTGCAGTTTTATCAATTTTATCCATTGGTTTATTCTCCCAGTCATGGACCGGTTACATATTTTACATAGGTCTTATGGGAATATTCTCAATTGTTTACTTAATCGTCAGTTATTACTTAAATATGGGTGAAGATGACCAAAATGACTATCCGAGCAAATTCCAATGGTTCATCCATCAAAACGGATTGAAATCAATTGTAATTTTAGGAGTTATCGGTTTTATTGGTCTTGCAATTTTCAAAGGCGTTGACGGAGTACTTGGATTATTCGGAAGTTTACTTAATTTACTTTCCCTGCAATCTGCATCTAGAGTTGTTGGCGGTTTTCCTAACGTTCTCGTTTCTGTTGCAGAACTGCAAATTCCATCCATGCTTGGAAGCGGTTTGAATTCAATGTTTTTAGCTAATACTGCAGGTGCCGTAAACGGTATTGGTGGTATTGCTGTTTTATTTGCAGGTTTGACTGTATTGTACCTGTTTGTAAAAAACATGTTCAGACTCAGAGGTTTTTCTGCAGAATCAACTGCTACAACCAAACCTCCTAAAGCCGACAGAATATCTTCAGCTAAAAAACTTGATGACAGCCGCAAATTAAAATTCGATTTAACTAAAATTAATTTGGAATCAGTATCCGATGTTTTGTATGATAAAAAACTGACTGTCCTTTACGGCACTTTATTTGTCGTATGGGCAGTATTAACAGCACTTGCCGTTACAAAAGGTTCAAGGTTCATTACTACTTTAGTATTGCCATTTGCACTTTTGACCGGTATTTTCATAGATATTGCAAAAGGATATATTAAAAACAGAATTAATGATGATAGGATATTGCTTGCAATCATATCTGTTGCAGCTATATTTGCTGCAGTTCCGCTGGCTACAATCAATACTATTATGGGAATCGCACTGTTTGTTATCATTATTGCTGCAGGTGCAGCATCAATTTACGGACTTAAACCAAAGGCAACTACTGGAAGTGAAGTTCCAATTAAGAAAACTATTGCAGTAATAGCTATTGTAGTTGCTCTTGCAACTCCATGTGTTTGCGGTGCTTTTTTGACTTCCAATACTGTTGTTCCAGGTACAAGCGATCCTATGTGGAATTCAATGACCTGGATTAATGAAACTCAGCCTGAAGATACCGTAATCACATCCTGGTGGGACTTCGGTTACCTCTTTGAGATTGCTGCTGACAGACAAGTAACATTCGATGGAGGTTCACAGTCAGGGGACCGTGCATTCTGGCTGGGTAAGGCGATGACTACCGATAATCTGGAATTGTCTGCAGGGATATTTAGGATGCTTGATACAACAGGCAGCAGTGCGCTTGATTTATTAATGAATATCACTGGAGATTCAGGTAAATCAACTGATATTTTAATTGATATTCTGCCGAAAACCGCAGGTGATGCTCAAAAAACATTAAAAACCAAATATCACTTAACCGGTGCTCAGGCAAAAGAAGTGGTTCAATATACTCACCCTAAAAATCCGCGTCCAGTAATATTTGTCGCATCTGCGGATATGCTTCAAAAAGCCGGCTGGTGGTCTTACTTCGGTGCATGGAACTTTAAAAACCAAAGTTCTGAAAATTATAACTATTATATTCCTGACCAGCAGGTAACAGTTAAACCGGGCTCATCCGGCAAGATATCATTACTTGATGATCAGGGCATGAATATAAATGCGGTAATTACAAGAGGTTCCGGCAACAACTCAACTACTGCATATACTGAAGCATTATACAGTGATAGCGGTAAACAGATTATGGTAAACGACACTCCATACAATCCGCTCAACATTTCACACCTGATTGTTATTGAAGACGGATATGTTGTGAAAAACGAATCTGTTGGAAATGTCAAGGATGCCAACTACACACTTATGCTGATTGGTGATAAAAATCAGTACACACCAATCTTAATGAACAATGAATTGAGGGATTCAATGTTTACTAGGTTGTTCCTTTTAGGTGGAGCTGGCCAGGACATATTTGAAAATGTTCACGCAGATAGCGGAGTAATGTTGTTTAAAGTAAACTTTAATAAAACAGCTGCCGAATCTTAG
- a CDS encoding ribonuclease P protein component 4, with amino-acid sequence MSRGKRPKWMIDIAKERMDILFNRAEMEFITHPERSNRYVELALKLSTKYNTKIPEKWRRRYCRNCKSFLSLGRNCTVRLVNSEVNIFCGECGHVMKIPYRKEKKNNRRAKYESIKKRNDE; translated from the coding sequence TTGAGCAGAGGAAAAAGACCAAAGTGGATGATTGATATAGCGAAAGAAAGAATGGATATTCTTTTTAATCGTGCCGAGATGGAATTCATCACCCATCCTGAAAGATCTAATCGCTATGTAGAACTTGCTTTGAAATTGTCTACCAAATACAATACTAAAATTCCCGAGAAATGGAGAAGAAGGTATTGTAGGAATTGTAAGAGTTTCCTCTCACTTGGTCGCAATTGCACCGTCCGGCTAGTTAACTCTGAAGTTAACATTTTTTGTGGTGAATGCGGTCATGTAATGAAAATTCCTTATCGAAAGGAAAAGAAAAATAATAGGAGAGCTAAATATGAGTCAATCAAAAAAAGAAATGATGAATAG
- a CDS encoding 50S ribosomal protein L39e, whose translation MSRNKPLAKKLRMAKANKQNRRIPIWAYAKTNRKLRYRPKPRHWRRNNLKL comes from the coding sequence ATGAGTAGAAATAAACCATTAGCTAAAAAATTAAGAATGGCAAAAGCAAATAAACAAAATAGGAGAATTCCAATCTGGGCTTATGCTAAAACTAACCGTAAACTTAGATACAGACCAAAACCTAGACATTGGAGAAGAAACAATCTTAAATTATAA
- a CDS encoding adenylate kinase family protein — protein MSKAIFITGTPCTGKTTISELLADKLNCKLIKINDLAIENDCVLGIDNEKGYKIIDVDALDGKVSEIISKSDELIIFEGHLSHLCSGADKVIVLRVHPEILRPRLESRNYSESKIRENLEAEAMGVCTAEAYGEYEDKISEIDVGNLSLEKAVSIISDVIDGEIVFPAGEIDFMDWLISNS, from the coding sequence ATGAGTAAAGCTATTTTTATAACTGGTACTCCATGTACTGGTAAAACAACCATCAGTGAATTATTGGCTGATAAATTAAACTGCAAACTGATTAAGATTAATGATCTAGCCATTGAAAATGATTGTGTTTTAGGTATTGACAATGAAAAAGGTTATAAAATCATCGATGTAGATGCACTTGATGGGAAAGTCTCGGAGATTATTTCTAAAAGCGATGAGTTGATTATTTTTGAAGGCCATCTGAGTCATTTATGCTCTGGTGCTGATAAGGTAATTGTTTTAAGGGTTCATCCTGAGATTTTACGTCCTAGACTTGAATCCCGTAATTATTCTGAGTCTAAAATTCGTGAAAACCTGGAAGCTGAAGCAATGGGCGTTTGCACTGCTGAAGCATATGGCGAATACGAAGACAAGATTTCCGAGATTGATGTAGGCAATTTATCACTTGAAAAGGCTGTCAGTATAATTTCTGATGTAATTGATGGCGAAATTGTTTTTCCGGCTGGTGAAATTGATTTTATGGACTGGTTAATTTCAAACTCTTAA
- a CDS encoding YhbY family RNA-binding protein, with amino-acid sequence MSQSKKEMMNRALSAMTINIGKNGLNENVIEEIKRQLKANEIVKLKFAKNIARDKDKYIEDIVAQTKSKLIDVRGHVAVIYKKKP; translated from the coding sequence ATGAGTCAATCAAAAAAAGAAATGATGAATAGAGCTCTTTCCGCTATGACAATTAACATTGGTAAAAACGGGCTTAATGAAAATGTTATCGAAGAAATTAAGCGCCAACTTAAAGCTAATGAGATTGTTAAACTTAAATTTGCAAAAAATATCGCTAGAGATAAAGATAAATACATAGAGGATATTGTCGCTCAAACCAAATCAAAGTTAATTGATGTTAGAGGACATGTCGCTGTGATTTATAAAAAAAAGCCTTAA
- a CDS encoding GTP-binding protein, whose product MGIEEKIKDIEEEIQKTPYNKATSHHIGKLKAKLSKLKEESLQRSSGGHKGQGFHVKKTGDATVVLVGFPSVGKSTLLNEITNAESKVGAYQFTTLDIVPGVMEHKNAKIQVFDIPGIITGASSGKGRGKEILSVARTADLILVVLDTLNPQHLKVILNELRSIGIRPNEQPPDVTVKRKKLGGVKISSTCPLTHLDEKTIRSIINEYGMHNADILFRDDVTMDQFIDVLDRNKSYVPMLILLNKVDLVDDSYIEELKKYIPEFVPISADKKTNIDELKDIIFDNLNLVRVYLKPQGRKADMEDPLVIKKGSTVLDACGKLHREFVRNFRHAKIWGTSVKFPGQKVGPDHVLEDEDVLRIILKK is encoded by the coding sequence ATGGGGATTGAGGAGAAAATAAAAGATATTGAAGAAGAGATACAAAAGACACCATATAATAAAGCTACTTCACATCATATAGGTAAGCTTAAAGCTAAATTATCTAAATTAAAAGAGGAATCTTTACAAAGAAGCAGCGGAGGCCATAAAGGTCAGGGTTTTCATGTTAAGAAAACTGGAGATGCCACTGTTGTGCTTGTAGGATTTCCGTCTGTTGGAAAATCCACTCTTTTAAATGAAATTACAAATGCTGAAAGTAAAGTTGGAGCTTATCAATTCACAACATTGGACATTGTTCCGGGAGTTATGGAACATAAAAATGCAAAAATCCAGGTTTTCGATATTCCTGGAATCATTACCGGAGCAAGTAGCGGTAAAGGAAGGGGAAAAGAAATCTTATCCGTTGCTAGAACTGCCGATTTGATTTTGGTAGTTTTAGACACTTTAAATCCTCAACATTTGAAAGTTATTTTAAATGAATTGAGAAGTATCGGTATCAGACCAAACGAACAGCCTCCTGATGTTACTGTTAAGAGAAAAAAACTTGGCGGAGTCAAAATCTCTTCAACATGTCCGCTTACTCATTTGGATGAAAAAACAATCAGGTCAATTATTAATGAGTATGGTATGCATAATGCGGATATCCTTTTCCGTGATGATGTAACAATGGACCAATTTATTGATGTTTTGGATAGAAATAAATCCTATGTTCCAATGTTGATTTTACTCAATAAGGTGGATTTAGTTGACGATTCATACATTGAAGAGCTTAAAAAGTACATTCCAGAATTCGTTCCGATTTCTGCTGACAAAAAAACTAATATTGATGAATTAAAAGACATAATATTTGATAATCTTAACCTTGTCAGAGTTTATCTAAAGCCTCAGGGCAGGAAAGCAGATATGGAAGATCCGCTGGTCATTAAAAAAGGTTCTACTGTTCTTGATGCATGCGGCAAACTTCACCGTGAATTTGTAAGGAATTTCCGTCATGCCAAGATTTGGGGAACTTCCGTTAAATTCCCCGGCCAGAAAGTAGGTCCTGATCATGTACTTGAGGATGAAGACGTATTGAGAATTATTCTTAAAAAATAA
- a CDS encoding 30S ribosomal protein S19e, which produces MTTVFDVPADLLIKKVADEFKNNDKINSPAWSNFVKTGVHKERKPENADWWFVRTASIIRRVYMDGPVGVMSLRTFYGGKKDRGVRPEVFKKGSGSIVRTALHQLEDAGFVEKVEGGRVVTPAGRSFLDKISAEIIKDIPDLEKY; this is translated from the coding sequence ATGACTACTGTATTTGATGTACCTGCAGATTTATTAATTAAAAAAGTCGCAGATGAATTTAAAAATAATGATAAGATCAATTCCCCTGCATGGTCCAATTTTGTTAAAACCGGTGTTCACAAAGAAAGAAAACCGGAAAATGCAGATTGGTGGTTTGTAAGGACTGCTTCCATTATCAGAAGAGTTTACATGGATGGTCCTGTGGGTGTTATGAGTTTAAGAACTTTCTACGGTGGTAAAAAAGACCGTGGTGTGCGTCCTGAAGTATTTAAAAAAGGTAGTGGATCTATTGTCAGAACCGCTTTACACCAATTAGAGGATGCAGGATTTGTTGAAAAAGTTGAAGGTGGAAGAGTTGTTACTCCAGCAGGAAGATCATTCTTAGATAAAATTTCTGCTGAAATCATTAAAGATATTCCTGATCTTGAAAAATACTAA
- a CDS encoding PIN domain-containing protein — protein MIFLDTNYINGLIIKRDSYNESSKNIKPFLVNETKATNITVLVEVLNSLKVNNFYGDFDEIIHELLDMDVFDYLSAEDYRKAIELQRFYNFSINFADCTIDFNAKAWNY, from the coding sequence ATGATTTTTCTGGATACAAATTATATTAATGGTTTAATAATTAAAAGAGATTCATATAATGAATCTTCAAAAAACATTAAACCATTTTTGGTCAACGAAACAAAAGCAACCAACATCACTGTTTTAGTTGAAGTGTTAAATAGTTTAAAAGTAAATAATTTTTATGGCGATTTTGATGAAATAATTCATGAATTATTGGATATGGATGTTTTTGACTATCTGTCTGCTGAAGACTATAGAAAAGCTATTGAATTACAGAGATTTTATAATTTCAGCATTAATTTCGCCGATTGCACTATTGATTTCAATGCAAAAGCATGGAATTACTAA